A single region of the Thermococcus paralvinellae genome encodes:
- a CDS encoding DUF2666 family protein, which translates to MKIEDHIMFTAKHKNWEVGDKLLIMGEENIAHFLASVSNTVNTKISEYLTDVMDVAAVMNLAEEMAKGALWEVIKALKSPRASRNLGKLVFETDKKLKKHLVEVSKALLVRETLSRKINIYYPEDPIKEPKVALPYREDHINFTAKHGSWIVVKRLIIDEKTPPADVARLLASINETITAKLPVYAKIDLKGIDDWFAEIKKAKSDVEIKTVVDKYLHFPAYKYASDEFIEHAKIYALRKMLEKIGLSIDIPAKPLEKYLEKKG; encoded by the coding sequence ATGAAGATTGAGGATCACATAATGTTTACAGCCAAGCATAAGAACTGGGAAGTTGGAGATAAACTACTCATTATGGGGGAGGAGAACATTGCCCATTTTTTGGCAAGTGTCTCAAATACTGTGAATACAAAGATTTCAGAATATTTAACTGATGTAATGGATGTGGCTGCAGTAATGAACTTAGCTGAGGAAATGGCTAAAGGAGCTTTATGGGAAGTGATAAAAGCACTAAAATCACCTAGAGCCTCAAGAAATCTAGGAAAGTTGGTATTTGAAACTGATAAAAAGCTCAAAAAGCATTTAGTAGAAGTTTCAAAAGCATTGTTAGTTAGAGAGACGCTTTCAAGGAAAATCAACATATATTATCCAGAAGATCCCATAAAAGAACCTAAGGTAGCTCTACCATATAGGGAGGACCACATAAACTTCACGGCTAAACATGGAAGCTGGATAGTTGTGAAAAGATTGATAATTGATGAAAAAACTCCTCCAGCTGATGTTGCAAGGCTTTTAGCCAGCATAAACGAAACTATAACTGCGAAACTGCCTGTATACGCTAAAATAGATTTAAAGGGCATTGATGACTGGTTTGCTGAAATCAAAAAGGCAAAAAGTGATGTTGAGATAAAAACAGTAGTTGATAAATATCTTCACTTTCCAGCATACAAATATGCTTCCGATGAATTCATTGAGCATGCAAAAATTTACGCTTTGAGAAAGATGCTCGAAAAGATTGGACTAAGCATAGACATTCCTGCAAAACCTCTTGAAAAATACCTGGAAAAGAAAGGCTAA
- a CDS encoding RidA family protein: protein MKRNVIFTENAPKPIGPYSQAILVENPDKLLVISGQIPINPETGEIVKGDIREQARQAIENLIAILEAAGATVDDVIKVTVYLRDMKDFEDFNKVYEEYFGHSKPARAVIEVSDLPKGVKIEIEAIAAFE from the coding sequence ATGAAGAGAAATGTAATATTCACTGAAAACGCTCCAAAACCAATAGGGCCCTATAGCCAAGCTATCCTTGTGGAGAATCCGGATAAGCTCTTGGTGATCTCTGGTCAGATACCAATTAATCCAGAGACTGGTGAGATTGTAAAAGGGGACATAAGAGAGCAAGCAAGGCAAGCAATTGAAAATCTCATAGCAATACTCGAGGCAGCGGGAGCAACGGTTGATGATGTAATTAAAGTTACAGTGTATCTGAGAGACATGAAGGATTTTGAGGATTTCAACAAAGTTTATGAGGAATATTTTGGGCATTCAAAGCCGGCAAGAGCAGTTATTGAAGTATCAGACCTTCCCAAAGGCGTAAAAATAGAAATTGAAGCAATTGCTGCATTTGAGTAA
- a CDS encoding Mov34/MPN/PAD-1 family protein, with the protein MKVKIRRELFEYLLQLAKDFYPNEFGGFLREINGVFEEVLIIPKGHFGKRSIFFDPWLLPHDENIKGTVHSHPTPYVKPSEADLHFFSKFGGVHIIIAYPFEKWNVKAYTSDGKEVEIEIVN; encoded by the coding sequence ATGAAAGTAAAAATTAGAAGAGAGCTTTTTGAATACCTCCTCCAGCTTGCAAAGGATTTTTATCCAAATGAATTTGGAGGCTTTTTAAGGGAGATAAACGGTGTGTTTGAAGAAGTTTTAATTATACCAAAAGGACATTTTGGAAAACGTTCAATATTCTTTGATCCATGGCTTTTGCCACACGATGAGAACATTAAAGGAACTGTGCATTCACATCCCACTCCCTATGTGAAGCCTTCAGAGGCAGATTTGCATTTCTTTTCAAAATTTGGTGGAGTTCACATAATAATTGCTTATCCCTTTGAAAAATGGAACGTAAAAGCGTACACAAGTGATGGAAAAGAAGTAGAAATAGAGATTGTGAATTAA
- a CDS encoding SDH family Clp fold serine proteinase, with protein sequence MDPLSGFLGSLIWWLFFLYLLLWPQMQYRQLQLMRARLLQRLSRKRNSTVITMIHRQESIGLFGIPFYKFISIEDSEEILRAIRMAPKDKPIDLIIHTPGGLVLAATQIAKALKDHPAETRVIVPHYAMSGGTLIALAADKIIMDPHAVLGPVDPQLGQYPAPSIVRAVQKKGPEKVDDQTLILADVAEKAINQVRNFVFELLKDKYGEEKAKELAQILTEGRWTHDYPITVEEAKKLGLHVSTDVPEEVYELMQLYPQPMKQRGTVEFMPYPVKQENK encoded by the coding sequence TTGGATCCTCTAAGTGGATTTTTGGGCTCGCTAATATGGTGGTTGTTTTTCCTATATTTGCTACTATGGCCTCAAATGCAATACAGACAGCTCCAGCTGATGAGAGCAAGGCTTCTTCAAAGATTATCTAGGAAAAGGAATTCCACCGTAATAACAATGATCCACAGACAAGAAAGCATTGGTCTTTTTGGAATACCCTTCTATAAGTTCATCAGCATTGAGGACAGTGAGGAAATCTTAAGGGCTATAAGGATGGCTCCAAAAGATAAACCAATTGACTTAATTATTCACACCCCCGGAGGATTAGTTTTAGCTGCAACACAAATAGCGAAAGCACTGAAAGATCACCCAGCAGAAACCAGGGTCATTGTTCCTCACTATGCAATGAGTGGTGGAACACTGATAGCTCTAGCGGCAGATAAGATAATCATGGATCCACATGCTGTTCTTGGCCCTGTTGATCCACAGCTTGGTCAATACCCAGCTCCAAGCATAGTTAGAGCTGTCCAGAAGAAAGGGCCAGAAAAAGTTGATGACCAAACCCTAATTTTAGCTGATGTTGCAGAAAAAGCAATCAATCAAGTCAGAAACTTTGTTTTTGAATTGCTTAAGGACAAGTATGGAGAAGAAAAAGCTAAAGAACTTGCTCAAATTCTTACAGAGGGCAGATGGACTCACGACTATCCAATAACTGTTGAAGAGGCTAAAAAGCTTGGGTTACATGTAAGTACTGATGTCCCAGAAGAAGTCTATGAACTGATGCAGCTCTATCCACAGCCAATGAAGCAAAGGGGAACTGTCGAATTCATGCCATATCCAGTTAAACAAGAGAATAAGTGA
- a CDS encoding ArsR/SmtB family transcription factor has translation MKIRELIEKLNEKQRKTVKRCLQSCEIIDLDEEVGIEINEDLLRFLKLISNPIRYKILKMVKNRWMCVCLISQALEEDQTLISHHLRSLKDMNLVHERREGKLRFYRTNLEELKKYIKLLEEEFS, from the coding sequence GTGAAGATAAGGGAACTTATTGAGAAATTAAATGAAAAGCAGAGAAAGACTGTAAAAAGATGTCTTCAAAGTTGTGAGATAATTGACTTAGACGAAGAAGTTGGCATTGAAATTAATGAAGACCTTCTAAGATTTTTAAAGCTCATCTCCAATCCAATTAGATACAAAATCCTAAAAATGGTGAAAAACAGGTGGATGTGTGTCTGTTTGATCTCCCAAGCACTTGAAGAAGATCAAACTCTGATAAGCCATCACCTCCGTTCTCTTAAGGATATGAACCTGGTGCATGAGAGAAGAGAAGGGAAACTAAGATTTTATAGAACAAACCTTGAGGAACTCAAAAAGTATATTAAACTTTTGGAGGAGGAGTTTAGTTAA
- a CDS encoding MazG nucleotide pyrophosphohydrolase domain-containing protein, with the protein MNKLQKEVDKLINEFGGYWRPFEMLAAVIEELGELSDEMLKFEKVKGEGSIEKLEEEFGDLMFALFCIANYYGIDVERALLSSIAKYRSRDKLRWQ; encoded by the coding sequence ATGAACAAATTGCAAAAAGAAGTGGATAAACTGATTAATGAATTCGGAGGGTACTGGAGACCATTTGAGATGCTAGCTGCTGTCATTGAGGAATTGGGAGAACTCTCTGATGAAATGCTTAAATTTGAAAAGGTTAAAGGTGAAGGAAGTATAGAAAAATTAGAGGAGGAATTTGGGGATTTAATGTTTGCACTCTTTTGTATCGCGAACTATTATGGAATTGATGTTGAACGGGCTCTTTTGAGCTCTATAGCGAAGTATCGGAGCAGAGACAAACTTAGATGGCAATGA
- a CDS encoding Lrp/AsnC family transcriptional regulator, producing the protein MRAKIDKVDIQLINLLAKNSRLTYKELAEQLRTTRQRISRRLEKLEKMGVIKKYTIIPDFERLGYVYVILGITLKPGTPVDEIIEKLKDDTDIKIIERAIGSHNLVIHLVAPKDMRDIEKRIHEISRKIEGIDKMDITFITEIVKFEIL; encoded by the coding sequence ATGAGAGCTAAAATAGATAAGGTTGACATACAGCTTATTAATCTCCTAGCAAAAAACTCAAGGCTTACATACAAAGAGCTGGCAGAACAATTGAGAACAACAAGACAGAGAATTTCTAGAAGATTAGAAAAACTTGAAAAGATGGGAGTCATTAAAAAATACACTATAATCCCAGATTTCGAAAGACTTGGATATGTATACGTAATTTTGGGAATTACCCTTAAACCTGGCACCCCTGTAGATGAGATTATCGAAAAACTGAAGGATGATACTGATATTAAAATTATTGAAAGGGCTATTGGTTCACATAATCTTGTAATTCATTTGGTTGCTCCAAAAGATATGAGAGATATAGAGAAGAGAATTCACGAGATTTCCAGGAAAATAGAAGGGATTGACAAGATGGATATAACATTTATTACAGAGATCGTCAAGTTTGAAATTCTCTAG
- a CDS encoding DUF92 domain-containing protein yields the protein MTIISVVQIAIVFVFGGLAYICRALDKKGSIAAVILGILILQFGGVYPFLALLAFVVMGVLSTKYKYSEKLKAGIAQEKKGIRSWGNVLGNGLAAVIFVIIEYITRQDFIWAAVFASIATANADTLASEMGKILGKKPKMITNLKPTKPGANGAISIQGEIFALVGAMSIGVIAMVVTQYRWQIFLATLLGGFIGCNIDSIVGATLENKGIVDNNGTNFIATLTGGIAGAIIFLALV from the coding sequence ATGACAATAATTTCAGTAGTCCAAATAGCTATAGTCTTTGTGTTTGGAGGTCTAGCTTATATATGCCGTGCATTGGACAAGAAAGGTAGTATTGCGGCAGTTATCCTTGGGATCCTTATATTACAATTTGGAGGGGTATACCCATTTCTAGCACTGCTGGCTTTTGTAGTGATGGGAGTCCTGTCCACGAAGTATAAATACTCTGAGAAACTTAAGGCTGGAATTGCTCAAGAGAAAAAAGGAATTAGAAGTTGGGGAAATGTCCTTGGCAACGGCTTAGCTGCTGTTATCTTTGTAATTATAGAATACATCACTAGACAGGACTTCATATGGGCTGCAGTTTTTGCTTCAATAGCAACAGCAAATGCTGATACTTTAGCAAGTGAAATGGGAAAAATCCTGGGGAAGAAACCTAAGATGATCACGAACTTAAAACCTACAAAACCAGGCGCTAATGGGGCAATTTCAATTCAAGGAGAAATTTTTGCATTAGTTGGAGCCATGAGCATTGGAGTTATTGCTATGGTTGTAACTCAATATAGATGGCAGATATTTTTAGCCACTCTGTTAGGAGGCTTCATTGGGTGCAATATTGATAGCATTGTTGGAGCAACTTTGGAAAACAAAGGTATCGTTGATAACAACGGTACGAATTTCATTGCGACCCTTACTGGGGGAATAGCTGGGGCAATAATATTTTTAGCTCTTGTGTGA
- the ftsY gene encoding signal recognition particle-docking protein FtsY, translating to MFGKLKEKLSSFVNKVAQTEIKEKDVEEALWDLELELLEADVALEVVEELKEKIKQQLVGQKVKIGTDKKKIVEDAVRNAVLEVLTPERKINLLEMIKSKKEKPFVIVFVGFNGSGKTTTIAKLAHWLKKHGLSVVIAASDTFRAGAIEQVEEHARRVGVKVIKHRYGADPAAVAYDAIQHAKARGIDVVLIDTAGRNELNRNLMDEMKKIVRVTKPDLVIFVGDALAGNAIIEQARQFNEAVKIDGVILTKLDADARGGAALSISHAIGAPILFVGIGQGYNDLREFDENWMIEKIFGS from the coding sequence ATGTTTGGAAAGCTCAAAGAAAAGTTAAGCTCATTCGTCAACAAAGTTGCTCAAACCGAGATAAAGGAGAAGGATGTTGAAGAGGCTCTATGGGATTTGGAGCTGGAGCTTTTGGAGGCAGATGTTGCTTTAGAGGTCGTTGAAGAGCTAAAGGAAAAAATCAAACAGCAGTTGGTTGGGCAGAAAGTCAAGATCGGAACTGATAAGAAAAAGATCGTTGAAGATGCTGTAAGGAACGCTGTTCTTGAAGTTCTTACACCCGAGAGGAAAATCAACCTTCTTGAAATGATAAAATCAAAGAAAGAAAAACCTTTTGTCATAGTATTTGTTGGGTTTAATGGCTCTGGAAAGACAACAACGATAGCTAAGCTCGCTCATTGGCTCAAGAAACATGGCTTAAGTGTAGTGATAGCGGCAAGCGATACATTTAGAGCTGGGGCAATTGAGCAGGTGGAGGAGCATGCAAGGAGAGTTGGCGTTAAGGTAATCAAGCATCGCTATGGCGCTGATCCAGCGGCTGTGGCTTACGATGCAATCCAGCACGCAAAAGCGAGAGGCATTGATGTTGTTTTGATTGATACAGCTGGAAGAAACGAGCTGAACAGAAACCTTATGGATGAAATGAAAAAGATTGTTAGGGTTACAAAGCCTGACTTGGTAATCTTCGTTGGCGATGCTTTGGCAGGAAATGCCATAATTGAGCAGGCAAGGCAATTCAATGAGGCAGTGAAGATTGATGGGGTAATTCTTACAAAGCTCGATGCTGATGCAAGAGGGGGAGCAGCATTAAGTATAAGCCATGCAATTGGAGCGCCAATACTCTTTGTAGGCATTGGACAGGGCTATAATGACCTAAGAGAGTTCGATGAAAATTGGATGATTGAGAAGATCTTTGGGAGCTAA